One window of the Rhodococcus sovatensis genome contains the following:
- a CDS encoding heterodisulfide reductase-related iron-sulfur binding cluster — MNALTITLGTVGFLLSLVCWGYFFRGIWKMVAAIAQGQPDKTRLRPFIPRFKQMMIEFILHTRMTKFRTVGWAHWLVMVGFLGGFLLWFEAYGQTFNPEFHWPIFGNTFAWHLWDELLGIGTVVGIMTLIVIRQLNHPRKPERQSRFGGSRMKVAYVIEGIVLLEGLGMILVKAGKIATYGHANAYSDFFTMQVAKLLPASPEMVSVFAFVKLMTGMIWLLIVGRNINWGVAWHRFTAFPNIYFKREADGGVALGAAKPMMSGGKVLVMEDADPDVDAFGAGKIEDFTWKGWLDFTTCTECGRCQSQCPAWNTGKPLSPKLLIMSLRDHGNEKAPYLLAGGKKDMAGDEVGLVDADGNPDQAKLDKIPQSARDEADRKLVADAIEGGIIDPEVLWSCTTCGACVEQCPVDIEHVDHIIDMRRYQVLIESEFPSELAGLFKNLENKGNPWGQNSKDRLNWINEMDFEIPVFGQDADSFQDYEYLFWVGCAGAYEDRAKKTTKAVAELLATAGVKFMVLGADETCTGDSARRAGNEFLFQQLAMQNIETLNSVFEGVEQQKRKIVVTCAHCFNALGNEYPQVGGDYEVVHHTQLLNRLVRQKKLIPVATVGQDITYHDPCYLGRHNKVYDAPRELMAASGSNLKEMPRHGERSMCCGAGGARMWMEENIGKRINIDRVDEALSMNPKKIATGCPFCRVMLTDGVTARQEGGAHEGVEVVDVAQLMLESITRVDASVLSENIKVIPRERTPEEELVTEKAAEVEEAQRIQPVEEPAESKSAPTAPAPKAGGGLKMKGLAKAPGAKAPGNASPAAESSDDAPATPAAPAKPKGLGMAGGAKAPGGKGLAIKGKAPGAKAAASEPAAPAEAAESTPTVKPKGLAVKSGFKKPGAKAPGQSAPKAAETAAPEAAAPTESSAAPAEGSVSTPTVKPKGLAVKSGFKKPGAKAPGQSAPKAAETAAPEAAAPAAETAAPEAPAATAPEATAPAEAAAPAEGSVSTPTVKPKGLAVKSGFKKPGARTPSKPAAPDAAQTEPPAAEAPAVEETPAEAPAEAVEPATAQETPTTAPAEDSAPSADSDSSNGTPTPPPAKPGGLGFRPGTKVPGRKK; from the coding sequence ATGAACGCCCTGACGATCACGTTGGGCACGGTCGGATTCCTCCTGAGCCTTGTTTGCTGGGGCTACTTCTTCCGCGGAATCTGGAAGATGGTTGCGGCCATCGCTCAGGGTCAGCCGGACAAGACCCGACTTCGCCCGTTCATTCCGCGTTTCAAGCAGATGATGATCGAGTTCATCCTGCATACCCGGATGACCAAGTTCAGGACCGTCGGCTGGGCCCACTGGCTGGTCATGGTCGGGTTCCTCGGCGGATTCCTGCTGTGGTTCGAGGCCTACGGTCAGACGTTCAACCCCGAGTTCCACTGGCCGATCTTCGGCAACACATTCGCCTGGCATCTCTGGGACGAACTCCTCGGCATCGGCACGGTCGTCGGCATCATGACGCTCATCGTCATCCGCCAGCTCAATCACCCCCGCAAGCCCGAGCGTCAGTCACGCTTCGGCGGCTCGCGGATGAAGGTCGCGTACGTCATCGAGGGCATCGTCCTCCTCGAAGGCCTCGGCATGATCCTGGTGAAGGCCGGCAAGATCGCCACCTACGGTCACGCGAACGCATACTCCGACTTCTTCACGATGCAGGTCGCGAAGCTTCTGCCTGCCAGCCCCGAAATGGTCTCGGTCTTCGCATTCGTCAAGTTGATGACGGGCATGATCTGGCTGCTGATCGTCGGACGCAACATCAACTGGGGGGTCGCCTGGCACCGCTTCACCGCGTTCCCCAACATCTACTTCAAGCGCGAGGCCGACGGCGGCGTCGCTCTCGGTGCTGCAAAGCCGATGATGTCCGGCGGCAAGGTCCTCGTGATGGAGGACGCCGACCCCGATGTCGACGCGTTCGGAGCGGGCAAGATCGAGGATTTCACTTGGAAGGGCTGGCTCGACTTCACCACCTGCACCGAGTGCGGCCGCTGCCAGTCCCAGTGTCCTGCATGGAACACCGGCAAACCGCTGTCCCCGAAGCTGCTCATCATGTCCCTCCGCGACCACGGCAACGAGAAGGCCCCGTACCTGCTCGCGGGCGGTAAGAAAGACATGGCAGGTGACGAGGTCGGACTCGTCGACGCCGATGGCAACCCCGATCAGGCCAAGCTCGACAAGATCCCGCAGTCTGCGCGTGACGAGGCCGATCGCAAGCTCGTCGCCGACGCCATCGAGGGCGGCATCATCGATCCTGAGGTTCTATGGAGTTGCACCACCTGTGGTGCGTGCGTCGAGCAGTGCCCCGTGGACATCGAGCACGTCGACCACATCATCGATATGCGCCGCTACCAGGTTCTGATCGAGTCGGAGTTTCCGTCCGAGCTGGCAGGCCTGTTCAAGAACCTCGAGAACAAGGGCAACCCGTGGGGCCAGAACTCCAAGGACCGTCTCAACTGGATCAACGAGATGGACTTCGAGATCCCGGTCTTCGGCCAGGACGCAGATTCGTTCCAGGACTACGAGTACCTGTTCTGGGTCGGTTGCGCCGGTGCATACGAAGACCGCGCGAAGAAAACCACCAAGGCAGTCGCAGAACTCCTCGCTACCGCGGGCGTCAAGTTCATGGTCCTCGGCGCCGACGAGACCTGCACCGGTGACTCTGCTCGCCGTGCAGGCAACGAATTCCTGTTCCAGCAGCTCGCAATGCAGAACATCGAGACACTCAACAGTGTGTTCGAGGGTGTCGAGCAGCAGAAGCGGAAGATCGTCGTCACCTGTGCACACTGCTTCAACGCGCTCGGGAACGAGTACCCGCAGGTCGGTGGCGACTACGAAGTGGTCCACCACACGCAACTCCTCAACCGTCTGGTGCGACAGAAGAAGCTGATCCCAGTGGCCACGGTTGGCCAGGACATCACGTATCACGATCCGTGCTACCTCGGCCGTCACAACAAGGTCTACGACGCTCCCCGCGAGCTCATGGCCGCGTCGGGCTCCAATCTCAAGGAGATGCCACGACACGGTGAGCGTTCGATGTGCTGCGGCGCCGGCGGTGCTCGCATGTGGATGGAAGAGAACATCGGCAAGCGCATCAACATCGACCGGGTCGACGAAGCGCTCAGCATGAACCCGAAGAAGATCGCTACGGGTTGCCCGTTCTGCCGCGTCATGCTCACCGACGGTGTCACCGCGCGTCAGGAAGGCGGCGCACACGAAGGTGTCGAGGTCGTCGACGTCGCGCAGTTGATGCTCGAGTCGATCACCCGCGTCGATGCATCGGTGCTGTCGGAGAACATCAAGGTCATTCCGCGCGAGCGCACTCCCGAAGAGGAGTTGGTCACCGAGAAGGCCGCAGAGGTCGAAGAAGCCCAGCGCATCCAACCCGTCGAAGAGCCTGCGGAGTCGAAGTCCGCTCCCACAGCGCCGGCGCCCAAAGCAGGCGGCGGTTTGAAGATGAAGGGGCTCGCCAAGGCTCCGGGAGCGAAGGCCCCCGGCAACGCATCGCCGGCCGCCGAGTCCTCGGACGACGCTCCGGCCACGCCTGCCGCTCCGGCAAAGCCCAAGGGCCTCGGAATGGCGGGTGGCGCAAAGGCACCTGGCGGGAAGGGTCTCGCGATCAAGGGCAAGGCTCCGGGTGCGAAAGCAGCAGCATCTGAGCCCGCAGCACCTGCCGAGGCAGCCGAATCGACGCCGACGGTCAAGCCCAAGGGCCTGGCAGTCAAGTCCGGCTTCAAGAAACCAGGCGCAAAGGCACCGGGGCAGTCTGCACCCAAGGCCGCCGAGACCGCAGCACCCGAGGCGGCGGCACCTACCGAGTCCAGCGCAGCACCTGCCGAAGGCTCAGTGTCCACGCCGACCGTCAAGCCCAAGGGCCTGGCAGTCAAATCCGGCTTCAAGAAACCAGGCGCAAAGGCACCGGGGCAGTCTGCACCCAAGGCCGCCGAGACCGCAGCACCCGAGGCAGCAGCTCCAGCTGCCGAGACCGCAGCACCTGAAGCACCGGCTGCTACAGCACCCGAGGCCACTGCACCTGCCGAGGCCGCCGCACCTGCCGAAGGCTCAGTGTCCACGCCGACGGTCAAGCCCAAGGGCCTGGCGGTCAAGTCCGGGTTCAAGAAGCCGGGGGCTCGTACTCCGAGCAAGCCTGCCGCTCCGGATGCTGCGCAGACGGAACCTCCAGCGGCCGAAGCGCCAGCGGTGGAAGAGACTCCGGCCGAGGCACCAGCTGAGGCAGTCGAACCAGCGACCGCTCAGGAGACTCCGACTACGGCACCAGCTGAGGATTCAGCGCCGTCTGCGGACTCGGACAGCTCCAACGGAACACCAACGCCGCCGCCCGCGAAGCCAGGCGGTCTCGGATTCCGTCCGGGCACCAAGGTTCCGGGCCGAAAGAAGTAA
- a CDS encoding ammonium transporter codes for MKLSKLVVTSVLVAAAMGLASGTAYADPTPDAPATTENINYESNLEDRTIVTTIDAGVFKVADDGKTVDVLDSADKVVVTLPLSFNLGGLNFPYEQNVTDNGKTLRLVPQLDLTKASANSRSLGATPVASTEENLIAQQTFATQLGIATAIGGFTGTAIGFGVGLLGFAGGAIGLATVPLAATVGGIIGTIVAGGPTLVVAGIDLINTLQAAPGTSKFADAANK; via the coding sequence ATGAAACTCAGCAAACTGGTCGTTACGTCGGTGCTCGTCGCCGCTGCGATGGGTCTCGCCAGCGGTACGGCCTATGCAGATCCGACCCCGGACGCTCCCGCTACCACGGAGAACATCAACTACGAATCGAACCTGGAAGACCGCACGATCGTCACGACGATCGACGCCGGTGTCTTCAAGGTCGCCGACGACGGCAAGACCGTCGACGTCCTCGATTCCGCTGACAAGGTAGTCGTCACGCTGCCGCTGTCGTTCAACCTGGGCGGGCTCAACTTCCCGTACGAGCAGAACGTCACCGACAACGGCAAGACGCTTCGTCTCGTTCCTCAGCTGGACCTGACCAAGGCGTCGGCCAACTCGCGCAGCCTCGGCGCCACCCCGGTCGCATCGACCGAGGAGAACCTGATCGCTCAGCAGACCTTCGCGACGCAGCTGGGTATCGCTACGGCAATCGGTGGGTTCACCGGAACGGCAATCGGCTTCGGCGTCGGCCTGCTTGGCTTCGCGGGCGGTGCGATCGGTCTCGCTACTGTCCCGCTCGCAGCAACAGTCGGCGGCATCATCGGCACGATCGTCGCCGGTGGCCCCACCCTGGTGGTTGCAGGCATCGACCTGATCAACACCCTCCAGGCAGCACCAGGCACGTCGAAGTTCGCAGACGCAGCCAACAAGTAG
- a CDS encoding GNAT family N-acetyltransferase: protein METGVETVVARIRTDPQSILAEWHELAERVGTVFSSRPGFVSNVVEATALACEYVEVRRGGRLAALAALSKFKRGPFTLAKVVGTGLGVPLEILSDGPEASDALLRAIADQGYMLSADSMIANDLTMQRLLMHASWNVHAPIRESVPVLELADGQKASSIRSAKSLKRLRQYRRGVTAFDVEMVTGVEHLESRWADIERVAASAVERNGRVNYLVPPHGEFAKSFLLSEARAGTLCVIGLVIDGVWSAHEVGLRTGTRMEGWLTHYDAGIGKLQPGHQMIEWFADHHDELGVRWLDQGVGINRIKTTWANSGYDVLRLSAVPNAWVLSGAMLRILYTAPRVLSSVGGAAARVGRRR, encoded by the coding sequence GTGGAAACGGGCGTAGAGACGGTTGTAGCTCGAATTCGCACCGACCCGCAGTCGATCCTCGCCGAATGGCATGAGCTCGCAGAGCGCGTCGGCACGGTCTTCTCTTCCCGACCCGGCTTCGTGTCGAACGTTGTGGAAGCGACAGCGCTCGCGTGTGAATACGTCGAGGTCCGTCGAGGGGGTCGACTCGCTGCGCTTGCGGCGCTCTCGAAGTTCAAGCGCGGGCCGTTCACGCTCGCCAAGGTGGTCGGCACCGGTTTGGGTGTGCCACTGGAAATTCTCAGTGACGGCCCCGAGGCGTCGGATGCGCTCCTGCGAGCCATTGCCGATCAGGGCTACATGTTGTCTGCAGATTCGATGATCGCGAACGACCTCACCATGCAGCGATTGTTGATGCATGCGTCGTGGAACGTGCATGCACCGATCCGCGAGAGCGTCCCAGTTCTCGAGCTGGCGGATGGGCAGAAGGCGTCGAGCATCAGAAGTGCGAAGTCGCTGAAACGCCTTCGGCAGTACCGGCGCGGAGTCACGGCATTCGACGTCGAGATGGTGACGGGCGTCGAGCATCTGGAATCCCGTTGGGCCGACATCGAACGGGTCGCGGCGTCTGCGGTCGAGCGGAACGGCAGGGTCAATTACCTCGTTCCGCCGCACGGTGAGTTCGCGAAGAGCTTTCTCCTCAGCGAAGCGCGTGCCGGCACACTCTGCGTCATAGGTCTGGTGATCGACGGTGTCTGGAGCGCACATGAGGTCGGGCTCCGCACAGGCACGCGAATGGAAGGCTGGCTGACGCACTACGACGCCGGGATAGGAAAACTGCAGCCGGGCCATCAGATGATCGAGTGGTTCGCCGACCATCACGACGAACTCGGCGTCCGTTGGCTGGACCAGGGAGTCGGCATCAATCGAATCAAGACGACGTGGGCGAATTCCGGGTACGACGTTCTCCGGCTGTCTGCGGTGCCGAATGCGTGGGTGCTGTCAGGAGCAATGCTTCGAATTCTCTATACGGCACCTCGGGTCTTGTCGAGCGTCGGAGGTGCCGCCGCGCGTGTGGGACGCCGCCGGTGA
- a CDS encoding S1 family peptidase, whose product MRNTGALRAAVICSTAFLFFGIFSAPASADPESSISQSPADQLPRELADAVVRDLKISPQEYLDRAARAQELSTYASDFRASRPSDFAGAWIGPDGTAVVAVTTPDAAQAVAKDGYDTAHAPVSADGLEKSLADLNSWIASLPREVASQVNGTSIDILDNQIVIDLANSPIGSALNLPTLLANLKVILSPGAPKPVDPSPMGGDTYVTTKGDIKDTPSTEISVCSFGFNATDASGNPVNLSAGHCNPNADTGSGGAPVYLPNPADVQASTRIGTVDRSSLGSSSGLDWSVIALNEQGVSSGLDRPTVRGANGSTITVTGMASPVVGAPVCKSGQSSSFTCGVIAADRVETQLFMEGGSSRTVRGFASTACTLSGDSGGAIVTGTLALGITSGSNSGGAPDCAEANLALAQYGGTASLGIPIAQVADETGTTVRTSPVT is encoded by the coding sequence ATGCGTAACACGGGGGCACTGCGCGCCGCAGTGATCTGTTCGACGGCGTTCTTGTTTTTCGGTATCTTCTCGGCCCCCGCGTCGGCAGACCCAGAATCATCGATAAGTCAGAGTCCTGCCGATCAGCTCCCCCGCGAGCTCGCGGACGCTGTCGTTCGTGATCTGAAGATTTCTCCCCAGGAATACCTCGACCGCGCAGCGCGCGCTCAGGAGCTGTCCACCTACGCTTCCGACTTCCGCGCGTCCCGGCCGTCGGATTTCGCCGGCGCCTGGATCGGTCCCGACGGCACTGCCGTCGTCGCCGTGACCACTCCCGATGCCGCACAGGCAGTCGCCAAGGACGGGTACGACACCGCTCACGCGCCGGTGTCGGCCGACGGCCTGGAAAAGTCGCTCGCCGACCTCAACTCGTGGATTGCGTCGCTGCCACGCGAGGTTGCCAGTCAGGTCAATGGCACATCGATCGACATCCTGGACAACCAGATCGTCATCGATCTGGCCAACAGCCCAATCGGTAGTGCTCTCAACCTTCCGACGTTGCTCGCCAACTTGAAGGTGATTCTGTCTCCGGGAGCACCGAAGCCAGTCGATCCGTCGCCGATGGGCGGCGACACGTACGTCACCACCAAGGGCGATATCAAGGACACCCCGTCCACCGAGATCAGCGTCTGCTCGTTCGGTTTCAACGCTACCGACGCATCCGGGAACCCTGTCAATCTCAGTGCAGGACACTGCAATCCGAATGCCGACACCGGCTCCGGTGGAGCGCCCGTCTATCTGCCGAACCCGGCGGACGTGCAGGCGAGCACTCGGATCGGCACCGTCGATCGTTCGAGTCTCGGATCTTCCAGCGGCCTCGACTGGTCGGTCATCGCGCTGAACGAGCAGGGCGTCTCCTCCGGTCTAGATCGCCCCACGGTTCGCGGCGCCAACGGCAGCACGATCACCGTCACTGGTATGGCGTCGCCGGTCGTGGGAGCGCCGGTCTGCAAATCGGGACAGTCCTCGTCGTTCACTTGCGGTGTCATCGCGGCCGACCGGGTCGAGACACAGTTGTTCATGGAGGGCGGCAGCAGCCGTACCGTCCGTGGATTCGCCAGCACGGCATGCACATTGTCCGGTGACAGTGGCGGCGCAATCGTGACGGGAACGTTGGCTCTCGGCATCACCAGCGGCTCCAACAGCGGCGGCGCTCCCGACTGCGCAGAGGCCAACCTGGCCCTCGCTCAGTACGGCGGAACAGCGAGCCTCGGCATCCCCATCGCCCAGGTCGCCGACGAAACCGGAACCACAGTGCGAACTTCGCCCGTCACATAG
- a CDS encoding LuxR C-terminal-related transcriptional regulator: MTPARERLTKPDIAALAADRGHPISAALAGTIATITGGCPRTVDAALDAAQHSDADSAVTKVVADAVRGHRIEVLRAMSEIDRTVVTLAHFGVGADHDAMVDLVDGISDVDSILDEAVAAGLVSDSFTALPDLDNALIGAIGRRRVLATATRLLEYRCKTDTLDTSTAVMMARAGVRHGELAHFLASSASGAGIDSAALLYGYAVDAGADAIALAPQRAEIAFLLGDLLSAEQFCDSVLEQHESVDDRQLRTTIRVSAAVAAERGMATRSSALYSWLGVERAGSDADIAAAVALTVGDRTVADAMAGASNAPPTASSAATGLLAAGLRESVTAISTAEATAATSTLMRAVSLSAAASRGATPDSAAATAILFALHGGDLARAESTAVRAAATLPPRHPHAARIALLHAWTAMLAGDVTSAQARIDSVQIPLSHSRNQLFLHGLRVGLARRSGDSGSLSKAWDDAQDVVASYSVDLLSFLPVGELWLAAVRVGQPERVSHLLAQADAVIAQLDEPRVWSSALHWYGVQAAILGERPAELVPHARALARSAESNHYAAALAAAGRAWLGVLQGHPDVPEVELAARSLTRFGLSWDGARLASEAALRVADTRSATSLLQVARSLRLPASAPTADVADEPKGSLSAREAEVAELLVLGVTYREAGARLYISAKTVEHHVARIRRRLGAGSRSELLSMLRALGYGADSTDV, translated from the coding sequence GTGACCCCCGCACGTGAACGGTTGACGAAACCCGACATCGCAGCGCTGGCCGCCGATCGAGGCCACCCGATTTCTGCGGCACTCGCGGGGACGATCGCGACCATCACCGGAGGTTGCCCACGGACGGTGGATGCGGCGCTCGACGCCGCCCAGCATTCCGATGCCGACTCCGCGGTCACCAAAGTCGTCGCCGACGCGGTGCGTGGTCATCGCATCGAGGTGCTGCGAGCGATGAGCGAGATCGACCGAACCGTGGTGACGTTGGCGCACTTCGGTGTCGGCGCGGACCACGATGCAATGGTCGATCTCGTCGATGGGATCTCGGATGTCGATTCCATACTGGACGAAGCGGTCGCTGCTGGGCTGGTGTCCGACTCGTTCACCGCACTCCCCGACCTCGACAACGCCCTGATCGGTGCCATCGGCCGGCGACGAGTCCTGGCCACAGCCACCAGGCTTCTCGAATATCGCTGCAAGACAGATACTCTCGATACATCAACGGCCGTGATGATGGCACGGGCCGGTGTTCGTCACGGCGAACTTGCACACTTCCTGGCGTCCTCGGCATCGGGAGCTGGAATCGACTCCGCGGCACTGCTGTACGGGTACGCCGTCGACGCCGGAGCCGACGCGATCGCGCTGGCCCCGCAGCGCGCCGAGATCGCGTTTCTGCTCGGTGACCTCCTGTCGGCCGAGCAGTTCTGCGATTCGGTTCTGGAACAACATGAGTCGGTCGACGATCGGCAACTGCGCACCACCATACGAGTGTCCGCAGCGGTCGCCGCCGAACGAGGAATGGCGACTCGAAGCAGCGCGTTGTACTCGTGGCTCGGCGTCGAACGCGCAGGAAGCGATGCCGATATCGCTGCTGCGGTGGCACTGACCGTCGGCGATCGGACAGTCGCCGACGCCATGGCCGGCGCATCGAACGCGCCACCCACCGCGTCCAGCGCGGCGACCGGCCTACTCGCAGCGGGTCTGCGCGAGTCCGTCACGGCGATCTCCACGGCGGAAGCGACCGCTGCCACGTCCACCTTGATGCGGGCGGTCTCGCTCTCGGCCGCAGCATCTCGCGGCGCAACCCCCGATTCAGCTGCCGCAACGGCGATCCTGTTCGCGCTGCACGGCGGCGACCTTGCCCGAGCCGAGTCGACGGCGGTCCGAGCTGCCGCGACGCTGCCGCCCAGACACCCCCACGCAGCGCGAATCGCACTACTGCACGCCTGGACGGCGATGCTGGCCGGGGACGTCACCAGCGCCCAGGCCCGCATCGATTCCGTCCAGATCCCGTTGTCTCACAGCCGGAATCAGCTCTTTCTCCACGGCCTTCGTGTCGGCCTCGCACGGCGGTCCGGTGACAGCGGATCGTTGTCGAAGGCATGGGACGATGCGCAGGACGTCGTCGCGTCGTACTCGGTGGATCTGTTGTCCTTCCTGCCAGTGGGAGAGCTGTGGCTCGCCGCCGTCCGCGTCGGTCAGCCGGAGCGGGTATCTCACCTCCTCGCGCAGGCGGACGCGGTGATCGCCCAGCTCGACGAGCCGCGTGTGTGGTCCTCGGCGCTCCACTGGTACGGCGTACAGGCCGCGATTCTGGGCGAGCGCCCGGCCGAGCTCGTCCCCCACGCCCGCGCACTTGCACGATCAGCGGAATCGAATCACTACGCTGCGGCGCTTGCTGCAGCGGGGCGAGCGTGGCTCGGCGTTCTACAGGGCCACCCCGATGTGCCGGAAGTCGAGCTGGCCGCCCGGTCGTTGACCCGCTTCGGGTTGTCCTGGGATGGAGCTCGCCTCGCCAGCGAAGCGGCTCTACGCGTCGCAGACACTCGTTCCGCGACCTCGCTGTTGCAAGTAGCGCGCTCGCTGCGGCTGCCGGCGTCCGCTCCGACAGCCGACGTCGCCGACGAACCGAAAGGCTCCCTCAGCGCCCGTGAAGCCGAGGTCGCCGAACTCCTCGTCCTCGGCGTCACGTACCGCGAGGCGGGCGCACGCCTCTACATATCGGCCAAGACCGTCGAGCACCACGTGGCTCGGATCCGTCGACGGCTCGGCGCGGGCTCCAGGTCAGAGCTGCTGTCGATGCTTCGAGCACTGGGATACGGCGCGGATTCGACGGACGTGTAA
- a CDS encoding Hsp70 family protein, with product MSAGLGIRIGTVTSVAALDTSYDPYASRDFATDEAMPTVVRRSALDLRPGATPNLAALSDRPQRHLITGFADRVGDPVPLLDEDGVSYLAEDLFATATRALVAEVAAGATTEPAVIVTHPDRWTAYTADVLREALGRAGVPDATLVPESFAAMRWLEASRGAQSDGLTVIYDLGATSLALTLMRTGSEAGVIGTGVHSQDFGGSQFDHLITQYVLDTVSGSQPFEFDPFDPDTVGALVELRARCCEAKEQLSYETATTLTVELPGLHSDTRLVRDEIEELVRQPILETVELIRDTLHTAGLDVSDVTQVLLTGGSSSIPLVAELISSELRVPVATGPNPDRIPAIGGAIIANEISGSVVADVPPAPVAAVMPRPTPRPASASVGSAAASPGMSGRKKAGIVFASVAALVVIAGGGLSVGTALTSNEPAETVSENTAGTSSTTAPETTEAAIADAIVGATTANGLPAPTVAADGSLVPAAGTVIAEDGSVVAAPNAGAAPAAPGAAAPAPAATVPDVTVPSVQVPSVQAPSPQAPNVEVPQAPVINVPPVQNPLPGTLDSAGNLIGKTTDSLGRLIDPITGRIIN from the coding sequence ATGAGCGCAGGGCTCGGTATACGGATCGGCACGGTCACCTCGGTGGCCGCCCTGGATACTTCCTACGACCCGTATGCATCGCGCGACTTCGCCACCGATGAGGCAATGCCCACGGTTGTGCGCCGCTCGGCTCTCGATCTCCGCCCCGGTGCGACGCCGAACCTTGCCGCTCTGTCGGATCGGCCACAGCGCCATCTGATCACCGGATTCGCAGACCGGGTGGGGGATCCAGTTCCACTGCTCGACGAGGACGGCGTGTCGTACCTCGCCGAGGATCTGTTCGCGACCGCGACCCGCGCGCTGGTGGCCGAGGTAGCTGCGGGTGCCACCACCGAGCCGGCCGTCATCGTCACCCATCCCGATCGATGGACTGCCTACACTGCCGATGTCCTGCGCGAAGCCCTCGGACGTGCAGGGGTTCCCGACGCCACCCTCGTCCCCGAGTCGTTCGCGGCGATGCGCTGGCTCGAAGCCTCACGGGGAGCACAAAGCGACGGCCTGACGGTCATCTACGATCTCGGTGCAACCTCACTTGCCCTCACGTTGATGCGCACCGGTTCCGAAGCCGGCGTCATCGGAACCGGAGTCCACTCACAGGATTTCGGCGGATCTCAGTTCGATCACCTCATCACCCAGTACGTTCTCGACACCGTCTCGGGCAGCCAGCCGTTCGAGTTCGACCCGTTCGATCCCGATACGGTCGGCGCGCTCGTGGAACTGCGCGCGCGGTGTTGCGAAGCGAAGGAACAGCTTTCGTACGAAACGGCGACAACACTTACCGTCGAGCTACCGGGTCTGCACAGCGACACCCGCCTCGTTCGTGACGAGATCGAGGAACTCGTCCGCCAACCGATTCTCGAGACCGTCGAGTTGATCCGCGACACCTTGCACACTGCAGGCCTAGACGTTTCCGACGTCACCCAGGTGCTGCTCACGGGTGGAAGTTCGAGCATTCCCCTTGTCGCCGAGCTCATTTCCTCGGAACTGCGGGTACCCGTTGCGACCGGACCGAACCCCGACCGCATCCCGGCCATCGGTGGCGCGATCATCGCCAACGAGATCTCCGGTTCCGTCGTCGCCGACGTTCCACCGGCGCCCGTCGCAGCGGTCATGCCCCGGCCAACTCCACGCCCGGCATCGGCGTCCGTCGGCAGTGCTGCCGCGTCCCCCGGGATGTCCGGGCGCAAGAAGGCAGGCATCGTCTTTGCGTCAGTGGCCGCGCTGGTGGTCATTGCCGGTGGCGGACTATCCGTCGGCACCGCTCTGACATCCAACGAACCGGCCGAGACTGTTTCCGAGAACACTGCGGGTACCAGCAGTACGACCGCACCCGAGACGACGGAGGCAGCCATCGCCGATGCCATCGTCGGCGCCACTACCGCGAACGGATTGCCCGCACCGACCGTCGCCGCGGACGGCAGCCTCGTCCCGGCCGCGGGCACCGTTATCGCCGAGGACGGCAGCGTCGTGGCCGCTCCCAACGCCGGCGCCGCTCCCGCGGCCCCAGGGGCTGCGGCTCCAGCTCCGGCAGCGACAGTTCCGGATGTCACCGTGCCGAGCGTGCAGGTACCCAGCGTGCAGGCCCCGAGCCCCCAGGCTCCCAACGTCGAGGTCCCCCAGGCGCCGGTGATCAACGTTCCGCCCGTTCAGAATCCGCTGCCCGGAACCCTGGACAGCGCGGGCAATTTGATCGGAAAGACGACGGATTCCCTTGGGCGTCTGATCGACCCGATCACCGGTCGGATCATCAACTAG